A genome region from Columba livia isolate bColLiv1 breed racing homer chromosome 2, bColLiv1.pat.W.v2, whole genome shotgun sequence includes the following:
- the TMEM276 gene encoding transmembrane protein 276 has product MGAAGRAVSQALLGAVCLFCAHRARQVTPGPAAGFLLQALGAASDALEPLWPLGTPGGDSDTADPLPGSWVSAMLAQPLVAFGFHRRSGDHATANLLLGVTVTLAPAAARLPPDGRLLAARAVTVLVTGAIVTLAALTGDKAAALGGLLLLAGNLLPGAHLVALGDTRPWGHPGVVAQDTLPRGHVVAHGDMRPWGHQGVVAPGDTMTGGHPGVVAQDTLPRGHVVAHGDTMTGGHPGVVAQDTLPRGHVVAHGDTRPRGHPGVVAPGDTMTGGHPGVVAQDTLPTGHVVAHGDTWPRGHPGVVVPGDTMTGGHPGVVAQDTLPRGHVVAHGDTWPWGHQGVVAPGDTMAGGHPGVVAQDTLPRGHVVAHGDTRPRGHPGVVAPGDTMTGGHPGVVAQDALPRGHVVAPGDTMTGGHPGVVAQDTLPRGHVVAHGDTRPRGHQGVVAPGDTMTGGHRGVVAQDTLPRGHVVAPGDKRTRGHQGVVAPGDTMTGGHPGGGGTWGHAAVGTPVGAGGCQPAAAAGAAGAAPRGR; this is encoded by the exons ATGGGTGCCGCCGGCCGGGCCGTGTCCCAGGCGCTGCTCGGGGCTGTGTGCCTGTTCTGTGCCCACCGGGCCCGCCAG gtgacccccggcccggccgccgggTTCCTGCTGCAGGCACTGGGGGCAGCGAGTGACGCCCTGGAGCCCCTTTGGCCCTTGGGGACACCGGGAGGTGACAGTGACACCGCCGACCCCCTCCCCGGCTCCTGGGTCTCGGCCATGCTGGCCCAACCCCTGGTGGCCTTCGGCTTCCACCGGCGCAGCGGTGACCACGCCACCGCCAACCTGCTGCTGGGGGTGACGGTGACACTGGCCCCTGCCGCCGCGCGCCTGCCGCCCGACGGCCGGCTGCTGGCCGCCCGCGCTGTCACCGTCCTTGTCACCGGCGCCATTGTCACCCTGGCCGCGCTGACGGGCGACAAGGCCGCCGCACTTGGtggcctcctcctcctcgccggGAACCTGCTGCCGGGGGCACACCTGGTGGCACTTGGGGACACGCGGCCGTGGGGACACCCGGGGGTGGTGGCACAGGACACGCTGCCCAGGGGACACGTGGTGGCACATGGGGACATGCGGCcgtggggacaccagggggtggtggcacctggggacacaatGACAGGGGGACACCCGGGGGTGGTGGCACAGGACACGCTGCCCAGGGGACACGTGGtggcacatggggacacaaTGACAGGGGGACACCCAGGGGTGGTGGCACAGGACACGCTGCCCAGGGGACACGTGGTGGCACATGGGGACACGCGGCCACGGGGACACCCGGGGGTGGtggcacctggggacacaatGACAGGGGGACACCCGGGGGTGGTGGCACAGGACACGCTGCCCACGGGACACGTGGTGGCACATGGGGACACGTGGCCGCGGGGACACCCGGGGGTGGTGGTACCTGGGGACACAATGACAGGGGGACACCCGGGGGTGGTGGCACAGGACACGCTGCCCAGGGGACACGTGGTGGCACATGGGGACAcgtggccatggggacaccagggggtggtggcacctggggacacaatggCAGGGGGACACCCGGGGGTGGTGGCACAGGACACGCTGCCCAGGGGACACGTGGTGGCACATGGGGACACGCGGCCGCGGGGACACCCGGGGGTGGtggcacctggggacacaatGACAGGGGGACACCCGGGGGTGGTGGCACAGGACGCGCTGCCCAGGGGACACGTGGtggcacctggggacacaatGACAGGGGGACACCCGGGGGTGGTGGCACAGGACACGCTGCCCAGGGGACACGTGGTGGCACATGGGGACACGCGGCCGCGGGGACACCAGGGGGTGGtggcacctggggacacaatgacagggggacaccggggggtgGTGGCACAGGACACGCTGCCCAGGGGACACGTGGTGGCACCTGGGGACAAGCGGACGCGGGGACACCAGGGGGTGGtggcacctggggacacaatGACAGGGGGACACCCGGGGGGTGGTGGCACTTggggacacgctgctgtggggacacccgtgggtgctggcgGCTGccaacctgctgctgctgcgggcgCTGCGGGCGCCGCTCCCCGGGGACGGTGA
- the FOXH1 gene encoding forkhead box protein H1 produces the protein MSPPPPPGSVPASGSVRASRGGSRGRPQRYRRHPKPPYSYLALIALVIRAAPGRRLKLAQIIQAISRLFPFFGGGYQGWKDSIRHNLSSNPCFAKVLKDPAKPKAKGNYWTVDVSRIPPEALKLQNTAVARGGAAAFARDLAPFILRGHPYPPRAPPEPPDPPSPSPSGPPTHRRSFSIESLLRDFPEGGDPANKSPAPGDPPAGGVWGSAPLLHLPTPPWVPPPPSQSGGSATPSADPPTTWGQLPTSYSTTVAPNAVAPPSGPPFLALRWGVMPPGPPPPPGPDPELEGGAQAMPPNKSIFDVWLSHPGDIVHPALHR, from the exons AtgtcgccgccgccgcccccggggtCGGTTCCGGCCTCGGGGTCGGTCCGGGCTTCCCGGGGGGGTTCCCGGGGCCGCCCCCAGCGGTACCGCCGGCACCCCAAGCCCCCCTACTCCTACCTGGCGCTCATCGCCCTCGTCATCCGCGCCGCCCCCGGCCGCCGCCTCAAGCTCGCCCAG ATCATCCAGGCCATCAGCCGCCTCTTCCCGTTCTTCGGGGGGGGCTACCAGGGCTGGAAGGACTCGATCCGCCACAACCTCTCCTCCAACCCCTGCTTCGCCAAG gTGCTGAAGGACCCGGCCAAGCCCAAGGCCAAGGGCAACTACTGGACGGTGGACGTGAGCCGCATCCCCCCCGAGGCGCTCAAGCTGCAGAACACGGCGGTGGCGCGGGGGGGGGCGGCCGCCTTCGCGCGGGACCTGGCCCCCTTCATCCTGCGGGGACACCCCTaccccccccgcgcccccccggAGCCCCCCGAccccccatctccatccccgtCAGGACCCCCCACCCACCGCCGCAGCTTCTCCATTGAGTCCCTGCTCAGGGATTTCCCGGAGGGGGGGGACCCCGCGAACAAGTCGCCAGCACCTGGGGACCCCCCCGCAGGTGGCGTGTGGGGGTCTGCGCCCCTCCTGCACCTCCCAACACCCCCTTGGGTCCCCCCCCCGCCATCCCAATCGGGGGGGTCTGCTACCCCCAGCGCTGACCCCCCCACAACCTGGGGGCAGCTCCCCACCTCCTACAGCACCACCGTGGCCCCCAACGCTGTGGCCCCCCCCAGTGGTCCCCCCTTTCTCGCCCTGCGCTGGGGGGTGATGCCCCCCggccccccacccccccccggGCCCGATCCTGAGCTGGAGGGGGGGGCACAGGCCATGCCCCCCAATAAAAGCATCTTCGACGTGTGGCTGAGCCACCCCGGGGACATCGTGCACCCCGCGCTGCACCGCTGA